In one window of Arachis ipaensis cultivar K30076 chromosome B06, Araip1.1, whole genome shotgun sequence DNA:
- the LOC107648159 gene encoding uncharacterized protein LOC107648159 isoform X2 yields the protein MPIPQMVQYSLMVMRLKKSGCLRHVTRSHQDSQFQLLGCLSEMRSLKVDSQMIVSLQIILHSGSPRPPLKDLCDLLAHLQFWRGSSALKKKSCRLKVHFKQMLCRCPVHLPMRELRHKPMELQGG from the exons ATGCCAATTCCACAGATGGTGCAGTACTCGTTAATGGTAATGAGGCTGAAGAAGAGTGGG TGCTTGCGCCACGTCACTAGGTCCCATCAAGACAGTCAGTTCCAGCTTCTGGGCTGTTTGTCTGAG ATGAGATCTCTAAAGGTGGATTCTCAAATGATTGTCTCCCTTCAAATAATTCTGCATTCTGGTTCTCCAAGGCCACCTTTGAAAG atttgtgTGATCTGTTAGCACATCTGCAATTCTGGAGAGGTTCGTCAGCCTTGAAAAAGAAATCCTGCAGATTGAAAGTTCATTTCAAGCAAATGCTTTGTCGATGTCCAGTGCATCTTCCGATGAGG GAACTGCGCCACAAGCCAATGGAATTACAAGGAGGTTGA
- the LOC107648159 gene encoding uncharacterized protein LOC107648159 isoform X1, with product MPIPQMVQYSLMVMRLKKSGCLRHVTRSHQDSQFQLLGCLSEMRSLKVDSQMIVSLQIILHSGSPRPPLKDLCDLLAHLQFWRGSSALKKKSCRLKVHFKQMLCRCPVHLPMREVQALAKEVAETVVLGH from the exons ATGCCAATTCCACAGATGGTGCAGTACTCGTTAATGGTAATGAGGCTGAAGAAGAGTGGG TGCTTGCGCCACGTCACTAGGTCCCATCAAGACAGTCAGTTCCAGCTTCTGGGCTGTTTGTCTGAG ATGAGATCTCTAAAGGTGGATTCTCAAATGATTGTCTCCCTTCAAATAATTCTGCATTCTGGTTCTCCAAGGCCACCTTTGAAAG atttgtgTGATCTGTTAGCACATCTGCAATTCTGGAGAGGTTCGTCAGCCTTGAAAAAGAAATCCTGCAGATTGAAAGTTCATTTCAAGCAAATGCTTTGTCGATGTCCAGTGCATCTTCCGATGAGG GAGGTTCAAGCTTTAGCTAAGGAGGTAGCTGAAACAGTGGTTTTGGGTCATTGA